Proteins encoded in a region of the Cytobacillus pseudoceanisediminis genome:
- a CDS encoding PspC domain-containing protein, with translation MNKLVRSRSNRKLAGVLGGLSKSIGIDPTVLRVIFIVLLFTTGVFPMTLIYALLVFLLPNEEVL, from the coding sequence GTGAATAAATTGGTTCGCTCCCGCAGCAACCGGAAATTAGCGGGGGTATTGGGCGGCTTATCAAAATCGATCGGTATAGATCCTACCGTACTCAGGGTGATTTTCATTGTTTTATTATTTACAACAGGCGTTTTTCCAATGACACTCATTTATGCTCTGCTTGTGTTCTTGCTTCCTAATGAAGAGGTGCTGTAG
- a CDS encoding phage holin family protein → MRWILGILINAVLFVAIAGFFKDSFYLSGFGAAIGASFMLSILNILVKPILIILTLPVTVLTLGLFLFVINAVTLMITDGFMGDSFEIDGFGTAILVSVIMSIVNLIIQKAILEPAREK, encoded by the coding sequence ATGAGATGGATTCTGGGAATTTTGATTAATGCGGTCCTATTTGTAGCGATCGCCGGTTTTTTTAAGGATTCGTTTTACTTATCGGGATTTGGGGCTGCCATCGGTGCCAGCTTCATGCTTTCCATCCTGAACATTCTCGTGAAACCAATCCTGATTATATTAACTCTGCCAGTCACTGTTTTAACGCTCGGTCTGTTTTTGTTCGTCATCAATGCTGTTACATTAATGATTACAGATGGCTTTATGGGGGATTCTTTTGAAATTGACGGGTTTGGCACAGCGATTCTTGTGTCTGTGATTATGTCAATTGTTAATCTGATCATTCAAAAAGCGATCCTCGAACCGGCAAGGGAAAAGTAA
- a CDS encoding N-acetylmuramoyl-L-alanine amidase, with protein sequence MKIILDAGHGYSTSGKRSPNGMREYEFNRAVAELAKEMLESYQTTVVSFAHSDVRDVPLAERTELANKQNADCYVSIHANAYGTGGWNSAGGIETYVYPSKPREALALAQKIQRNLISSTGLRDRGVKTAEFQVLRETKMTAVLVECGFMTNKEEASLLRTPLYRKRCAQAIVKAIAEQYGLRKNDKIKQYKVQVAFSEKQLAEKLAGSLKRDGFNATIIE encoded by the coding sequence ATGAAAATCATACTGGATGCCGGGCATGGATACAGCACCTCCGGCAAACGGAGCCCTAACGGAATGAGAGAATATGAATTCAATCGGGCTGTTGCCGAACTAGCAAAGGAGATGCTGGAAAGCTATCAAACCACAGTGGTTTCCTTTGCACACTCGGATGTACGGGACGTGCCGCTTGCCGAAAGGACCGAGCTGGCAAATAAACAAAACGCGGACTGCTATGTGTCCATCCATGCCAATGCTTACGGAACAGGCGGATGGAACAGTGCAGGCGGAATTGAGACATATGTCTACCCTTCAAAACCTCGGGAAGCGCTGGCATTAGCCCAAAAGATACAGCGAAACTTAATCAGTTCTACAGGCTTGCGGGACCGGGGAGTCAAAACAGCTGAATTCCAGGTTCTTCGTGAGACAAAAATGACTGCTGTACTTGTGGAATGCGGGTTTATGACCAATAAAGAAGAAGCTTCCCTTCTCCGGACCCCTCTCTATCGAAAACGCTGTGCACAAGCCATAGTAAAAGCAATCGCCGAACAATACGGCTTGAGAAAGAATGATAAAATCAAACAATATAAAGTTCAAGTTGCATTTTCAGAAAAGCAGCTTGCCGAGAAACTTGCCGGGAGTCTGAAGAGGGACGGCTTTAATGCCACCATCATTGAATAG
- a CDS encoding GntR family transcriptional regulator: protein MIDKQSPIPIYHQLEEYIKQLIESGKLKPDEAIPSEREYSEQYQISRMTVRQALNNLVNDGYLYRQKGRGTFVNKQKVEQKLQGLTSFTEDMKERGMVPSSRLISFEIIPAEPQLARKLDIKENTPVYEIKRVRMADNLPMALETTCLPANLVKGLTEEIINKSLYQHIEEKLSLTISEATQQIEASIAKETEVNHLQVESGSPVLLIVRTSFLEDGTPFELVKSAYRADRYKFVHTMQRAAK, encoded by the coding sequence ATGATCGATAAGCAATCACCCATCCCGATATATCACCAATTGGAAGAGTATATTAAACAATTAATAGAAAGCGGCAAATTAAAGCCTGATGAAGCAATCCCTTCTGAGCGCGAGTATTCTGAGCAATACCAGATTAGCCGCATGACAGTCAGACAGGCATTAAACAACCTTGTCAATGATGGCTATCTATACAGGCAAAAAGGGCGCGGAACTTTCGTCAACAAGCAGAAGGTCGAACAAAAGCTTCAGGGATTGACCAGCTTTACTGAAGATATGAAAGAGCGCGGCATGGTGCCGAGCAGCCGTCTGATTTCATTTGAAATCATCCCGGCCGAGCCGCAGCTGGCGAGAAAGCTTGATATAAAAGAAAACACACCTGTTTATGAAATTAAACGGGTGCGTATGGCAGATAATCTGCCAATGGCGCTGGAAACTACCTGCCTGCCTGCTAATCTCGTTAAAGGGCTTACAGAAGAAATCATCAACAAGTCCCTTTACCAGCATATTGAAGAAAAATTGTCCCTGACCATCAGTGAAGCAACCCAGCAAATTGAAGCTTCCATCGCTAAGGAAACGGAAGTAAACCACTTGCAGGTCGAATCCGGATCGCCTGTACTGCTTATTGTCCGAACTTCCTTTTTAGAGGATGGCACGCCTTTTGAGCTTGTCAAATCAGCATACCGCGCAGACCGCTATAAATTTGTTCATACGATGCAGCGCGCCGCAAAATAG
- the nagB gene encoding glucosamine-6-phosphate deaminase has protein sequence MKIIRTANYNDMSQKAAQMMIEKIRQQPDLTLGLATGSTPKGVYAELFKDHQKNGTSYDKITTINLDEYIGLPPFDPNSYRHFMNSELFDHLDIRLENTHLPKGAAEDMPQECERYEQLIKDLADIDLQLLGIGRNGHIGFNEPGTSFQSRTHVVDLAESTRKANARFFNSIEDVPAQAITMGIASILDSREIILLASGSAKAEAIRQLVYGEPDEQFPASALKLHENVTIIADEEALSLVSKD, from the coding sequence TTGAAAATCATTCGAACAGCCAATTATAACGATATGAGCCAAAAAGCTGCCCAGATGATGATTGAAAAAATCCGGCAGCAGCCGGATCTGACATTAGGGCTTGCAACCGGCAGCACACCAAAAGGAGTTTATGCTGAACTTTTTAAAGATCATCAAAAAAATGGCACTTCTTATGATAAAATCACGACGATTAATTTGGACGAATATATCGGCCTGCCTCCTTTCGACCCTAATAGCTACAGGCATTTCATGAATAGTGAACTATTTGATCATCTGGACATCCGGCTGGAAAACACTCACCTTCCAAAAGGAGCAGCAGAAGATATGCCACAGGAATGCGAACGGTATGAGCAGCTGATCAAGGATCTGGCAGATATCGATCTGCAGCTGCTGGGAATTGGACGCAATGGACATATCGGCTTCAATGAACCCGGCACGTCTTTTCAAAGCCGTACGCATGTCGTGGACCTGGCTGAAAGTACACGTAAGGCGAACGCAAGGTTTTTCAATTCTATTGAAGACGTTCCAGCCCAAGCGATTACTATGGGAATCGCTTCGATTCTTGATAGCCGGGAAATCATCCTGCTCGCTTCAGGTTCAGCCAAGGCAGAAGCTATCAGGCAACTGGTTTATGGAGAACCTGATGAACAGTTCCCCGCATCAGCTTTGAAGCTTCATGAGAATGTGACAATCATAGCCGATGAAGAAGCACTTAGTCTTGTCAGTAAGGATTGA
- the nagA gene encoding N-acetylglucosamine-6-phosphate deacetylase produces the protein MSRLLLKNARIILENSMIDQGFILIEKDRILKTGTLEELPAIGQDTEIIELSPEHTISPGFIDVHIHGAGGADTMDATFEALNTMASVLPEEGTTSFLATTITQEKEKIEGALINAAHFQKEQNTPGQAEVIGIHLEGPFINEARGGAQPKDHILEPDIELFKRWQEAANGTIKLITLAPEKANGYEFIRYLSENGVVPSIGHSDALFTEMEKAVQAGAKQVTHLFNGMRGMHHREPGVAGASLLFKELIVEMIADGIHVRPEMIKLALNAKGPDGMILITDSMRAKCLKNGHYDLGGQDVKVENGQALLADGTLAGSILKMKDSIKNMIDFTDIQLSEAVQLASSNPARQLNIFDRKGSISEGKDADLVVLDENLEVAMTFCRGVKAFEREVKRP, from the coding sequence ATGAGCCGTCTATTACTGAAAAACGCTAGAATTATTCTGGAAAACAGCATGATTGATCAAGGGTTTATTCTAATAGAGAAAGACCGAATCTTAAAAACTGGAACTTTGGAGGAGCTTCCTGCCATCGGCCAGGATACAGAAATCATAGAACTTTCCCCTGAGCATACAATCAGTCCGGGGTTTATTGATGTTCACATTCACGGCGCTGGCGGTGCCGATACAATGGATGCAACATTTGAAGCACTTAACACGATGGCCAGCGTGCTGCCTGAAGAAGGGACCACCAGCTTCCTGGCCACGACTATCACACAGGAAAAGGAAAAAATAGAAGGCGCGCTGATCAATGCAGCCCACTTTCAAAAAGAACAAAATACTCCTGGCCAGGCGGAAGTAATCGGAATCCACCTGGAGGGCCCGTTTATTAACGAAGCAAGAGGCGGAGCCCAGCCGAAGGATCATATACTCGAGCCTGATATTGAACTTTTTAAGCGCTGGCAGGAAGCAGCAAATGGAACCATCAAGCTGATTACACTTGCACCTGAGAAAGCAAATGGCTATGAATTTATCCGCTACTTGAGTGAAAACGGTGTTGTCCCCTCAATCGGCCATAGCGATGCCCTTTTTACAGAAATGGAGAAAGCTGTTCAGGCGGGAGCTAAGCAGGTGACTCACCTTTTTAACGGAATGAGAGGCATGCATCACCGTGAACCTGGAGTAGCCGGCGCTTCGCTTTTATTCAAAGAATTGATAGTTGAAATGATTGCTGATGGAATCCATGTCCGGCCTGAAATGATCAAGCTTGCACTAAACGCCAAGGGCCCGGATGGAATGATCCTGATAACCGATTCCATGAGAGCAAAATGCCTGAAAAATGGCCATTATGATCTTGGCGGACAGGATGTAAAGGTTGAAAATGGCCAGGCACTGCTTGCTGACGGCACACTGGCTGGAAGTATTTTGAAAATGAAAGATTCCATTAAAAATATGATTGATTTTACTGATATTCAGCTGTCTGAAGCTGTCCAGCTTGCAAGCAGCAACCCGGCCAGACAGCTCAATATATTTGACCGGAAAGGCAGCATTTCGGAAGGAAAGGATGCCGACCTGGTTGTACTCGATGAGAACCTTGAGGTTGCCATGACTTTCTGCAGAGGCGTCAAAGCCTTTGAACGCGAGGTGAAAAGACCTTGA
- the murQ gene encoding N-acetylmuramic acid 6-phosphate etherase: protein MNITKLNTEQRNPKTMEVDLMTTEEIITIINQEDAIVPNAIAREIPHIVKVVDEITDSFKKGGRLIYVGAGTSGRLGIIDASECPPTYGTDPEMVVGIIAGGKEAMTEAVEGAEDDSEQGRQDVADIQLSDKDVLVGIAASGRTPYTIGALQYGNEVGAVTVAVACTKDSEMGRIAKYTIAPITGPEVVTGSTRMKAGTAQKLVLNMLTTASMIKLGKVYGNLMVDVQMTNEKLFKRAENIVKMATGASDEEAQAALKEQNHNTKAAILQILTGLKGEAAARLLKKHNGYLREAIAEYHTK, encoded by the coding sequence ATGAATATTACAAAGCTAAATACCGAGCAGCGAAACCCTAAAACAATGGAAGTAGATTTAATGACAACCGAAGAAATTATTACAATCATAAACCAGGAAGATGCGATTGTTCCAAATGCCATTGCAAGAGAAATTCCTCACATTGTAAAAGTGGTGGATGAAATTACGGATAGTTTTAAAAAAGGAGGCCGCTTGATTTACGTTGGTGCAGGCACCTCAGGACGCCTTGGCATTATCGATGCTTCAGAATGTCCGCCCACTTATGGAACGGACCCGGAAATGGTTGTCGGCATTATTGCCGGCGGCAAAGAAGCCATGACCGAGGCAGTTGAAGGCGCCGAGGATGACAGTGAACAGGGACGCCAGGATGTCGCAGATATTCAATTGTCGGACAAGGATGTGCTTGTCGGCATTGCAGCGAGCGGCCGTACGCCGTATACGATCGGTGCTCTTCAATATGGAAATGAAGTCGGTGCTGTTACTGTTGCTGTTGCCTGCACTAAAGACTCCGAAATGGGGAGAATTGCAAAATATACGATAGCACCTATCACAGGGCCCGAAGTGGTTACAGGCTCTACAAGAATGAAAGCAGGCACTGCACAAAAGCTCGTCCTGAACATGTTAACAACAGCTTCCATGATCAAACTCGGAAAAGTATACGGCAATCTGATGGTGGATGTGCAGATGACAAATGAGAAGCTGTTTAAACGTGCTGAAAATATCGTCAAAATGGCCACAGGTGCATCTGATGAAGAAGCCCAGGCCGCTCTCAAAGAACAAAACCATAATACAAAGGCTGCGATTCTTCAAATTTTAACAGGATTAAAAGGTGAAGCAGCCGCCAGGCTTCTGAAAAAGCATAATGGTTATTTACGGGAAGCCATTGCGGAATATCATACTAAATAA
- a CDS encoding PTS transporter subunit EIIC yields MRKEERLAKEITEQLGGTGNIAELASCMTRLRVKPVDESKVNLNGIKDIDGVMGVVEAETLQIILGPGIVTKVADEVSRMTGKNVSSIDDDEEIDTSLEGLAARTKAGLNEKNATPFKLFLRKIASIFIPLIPAIVASGLIAGINNVIIKSGGDPESTLVQMLDLIGWGLFGYLGVFVGINTAKEFGGSPALGGAAGILLINPGLANITLFGEALVPGRGGLIGVMLAAALVAFLEKRIRKVVPSAIDIIVTPTLALLITGFATFFVLQPVGGFLSDIITKGLLGVLDVGGILAGLVLAGTFLPLVVTGLHQGLTPVHMELINSIGDDPLLPILAMGGAGQVGAAFAIYFKTKNARLKKVIKGGLPVGMLGIGEPLIFGVTLPLGRPFLTACLGAAVGGAFQAFFKIATVAIGVSGIPLAFLVHTNQIVLYLIGLLIAYAFGFLFTWMFGFKEEMAKNI; encoded by the coding sequence ATGCGTAAAGAAGAACGCTTGGCGAAAGAGATTACGGAGCAGTTGGGCGGCACCGGCAATATCGCGGAACTGGCCTCCTGCATGACCCGCCTTCGCGTGAAGCCGGTCGATGAAAGCAAAGTCAACCTGAATGGCATCAAGGATATTGATGGCGTTATGGGTGTGGTGGAAGCAGAAACACTCCAAATCATCCTCGGACCCGGGATCGTCACCAAGGTAGCTGACGAAGTTTCCAGGATGACAGGCAAAAATGTTTCATCCATTGATGATGATGAAGAGATTGACACTTCATTGGAAGGACTGGCAGCCCGGACGAAAGCCGGACTCAATGAGAAAAACGCTACTCCTTTCAAGTTATTTTTAAGAAAAATTGCAAGTATCTTTATCCCGCTGATTCCAGCTATCGTTGCTTCCGGTTTGATTGCAGGGATCAATAATGTAATCATCAAATCAGGCGGAGACCCGGAATCCACGCTCGTTCAAATGCTTGATTTGATTGGCTGGGGTTTATTCGGTTACCTGGGCGTGTTTGTAGGTATTAACACAGCGAAGGAGTTTGGAGGGTCTCCTGCTCTAGGCGGTGCAGCCGGTATTCTATTAATCAATCCCGGCCTTGCCAATATAACTCTTTTCGGTGAAGCATTGGTGCCAGGCCGGGGCGGCTTGATTGGAGTCATGCTCGCTGCTGCGCTTGTGGCCTTTTTGGAAAAAAGAATCCGCAAAGTCGTTCCATCAGCAATTGATATTATTGTAACACCGACACTGGCATTATTAATTACAGGCTTTGCGACATTCTTTGTCCTGCAGCCTGTTGGCGGATTCCTGTCTGACATTATCACAAAAGGTCTCCTTGGCGTTCTGGATGTTGGCGGCATCCTGGCTGGCTTAGTACTTGCCGGAACCTTCCTTCCGCTTGTTGTAACTGGGCTGCATCAAGGTTTAACTCCAGTTCATATGGAATTAATTAACTCAATCGGTGACGATCCGCTCCTGCCGATTCTTGCAATGGGAGGCGCCGGCCAAGTAGGTGCGGCATTCGCCATCTACTTCAAAACAAAAAATGCCCGTCTGAAGAAAGTGATTAAAGGCGGACTTCCGGTTGGAATGCTCGGTATTGGTGAGCCGCTTATTTTCGGGGTGACACTGCCGCTGGGACGTCCTTTCTTAACAGCATGTCTAGGAGCTGCTGTGGGCGGTGCTTTCCAGGCGTTCTTCAAGATTGCTACAGTAGCCATCGGGGTTTCCGGCATACCGCTTGCCTTCCTCGTTCACACAAATCAAATCGTACTGTATCTGATCGGCCTTTTAATTGCCTATGCGTTTGGCTTCCTGTTCACATGGATGTTCGGATTCAAAGAGGAAATGGCTAAAAACATATAG
- the hprK gene encoding HPr(Ser) kinase/phosphatase, with the protein MVKVRTKDIIEKFGLELIAGEEGINRPITTSDISRPGLEMAGYFDYYPAERIQLVGKTELSFVEKLNNSEREIRLERLCTDITPGIIVTRGLDIPDELIEAAERESVPLLRSKQKTTRFSSLLTNFLESKLAPTTAVHGVLVDIYGVGVLITGKSGVGKSETALELVKRGHRLVADDCVEIRQEDEDYLVGNSPELIEHLLEIRGLGIINVMTLFGAGAVRSYKKISVVMNLELWDPKKQYDRLGLDEEKMKIIDTEVTKLTIPVRPGRNLAVIIEVAAMNFRLKRMGMNAAEQFTNRLSDVIEDGDHDDR; encoded by the coding sequence TTGGTAAAAGTGCGCACAAAAGATATTATAGAAAAATTTGGGCTCGAATTGATTGCCGGAGAGGAAGGCATTAACCGGCCGATTACGACGAGTGATATTTCCCGTCCGGGCCTGGAGATGGCTGGTTATTTTGATTACTATCCGGCTGAACGTATTCAATTGGTCGGGAAAACCGAGCTGTCTTTTGTTGAAAAGTTAAATAATTCCGAGCGGGAGATCCGGCTTGAACGGCTCTGTACAGATATTACACCCGGCATAATCGTCACGAGAGGACTGGATATACCTGACGAACTGATTGAAGCGGCAGAGAGAGAATCGGTTCCGCTGCTCCGCTCCAAACAGAAAACGACTCGTTTTTCCAGTTTGCTGACCAATTTTCTGGAAAGCAAGCTTGCTCCAACCACAGCTGTACATGGCGTCCTTGTCGATATTTATGGGGTAGGGGTACTGATAACTGGAAAAAGCGGAGTTGGTAAGAGTGAGACGGCGCTTGAGCTAGTTAAGCGGGGACACCGCCTTGTTGCGGATGACTGCGTGGAGATCAGGCAGGAAGATGAAGATTACCTGGTCGGAAACTCACCGGAATTGATTGAACATCTGCTTGAAATCCGCGGCCTCGGCATTATCAATGTCATGACCCTGTTTGGTGCTGGAGCAGTCCGCAGCTATAAGAAAATCTCTGTGGTCATGAATTTGGAGCTGTGGGATCCGAAAAAGCAGTACGACCGTCTTGGCCTTGATGAAGAAAAGATGAAAATCATCGATACAGAAGTTACAAAGCTGACCATTCCGGTAAGACCCGGACGAAACCTGGCTGTCATCATTGAAGTGGCTGCCATGAATTTCCGATTAAAAAGAATGGGGATGAATGCAGCGGAACAGTTCACGAACCGCCTGTCGGATGTGATTGAGGACGGAGACCATGATGATCGTTAA
- the lgt gene encoding prolipoprotein diacylglyceryl transferase has product MEKNIQPLDPIAISLGPIQVHWYGLIIGVGIALALIIAMREGERRGLPKDIFADLMLWAIPIAIISARIYYVIFQWDFYSQNPGEIIKIWNGGIAIHGALIGSVITAYVFAKKRKISFWKLADIAAPSIILGQAIGRWGNFMNQEAHGREVSRAFLENMYLPEFIVDQMYINGAYYHPTFLYESIWNIIGFIILILLRRANLRRGELFLSYVIWYSIGRFFVEGLRTDSLMLTENLRIAQTISIVLIIGALVLIFYRRAEGLAKARYLDKAEGK; this is encoded by the coding sequence ATGGAAAAAAATATTCAGCCGTTAGATCCGATTGCCATATCCCTTGGGCCAATTCAGGTCCACTGGTACGGCCTGATTATCGGTGTTGGCATTGCACTTGCACTCATTATCGCGATGAGAGAAGGGGAGAGAAGGGGACTCCCTAAAGATATTTTTGCCGATTTGATGCTGTGGGCCATTCCCATTGCGATTATTTCTGCAAGAATCTATTACGTTATTTTTCAATGGGATTTTTACTCGCAGAATCCGGGTGAAATCATTAAAATTTGGAATGGCGGAATTGCCATTCATGGAGCTTTGATTGGTTCTGTCATCACAGCTTATGTTTTTGCAAAGAAAAGGAAGATATCGTTCTGGAAGCTGGCTGATATTGCAGCGCCAAGCATCATCTTAGGGCAGGCAATCGGGCGCTGGGGCAACTTCATGAACCAGGAGGCTCATGGCAGGGAAGTCAGCCGGGCATTCCTGGAAAATATGTATTTGCCTGAATTTATCGTTGACCAGATGTATATTAACGGTGCCTATTATCATCCGACGTTTTTATATGAATCAATCTGGAATATCATTGGGTTTATCATTCTTATATTATTAAGAAGAGCAAACTTAAGGCGCGGGGAACTTTTCCTCTCGTATGTAATCTGGTATTCGATCGGCCGTTTCTTTGTAGAAGGCCTGCGGACCGACAGCCTGATGCTTACTGAGAATTTAAGGATTGCTCAGACGATATCTATCGTTCTTATTATTGGTGCGCTAGTCCTGATTTTTTATAGAAGAGCAGAGGGTCTTGCCAAAGCTCGTTATTTGGATAAAGCCGAGGGGAAATAA
- a CDS encoding acyltransferase, which translates to MRKTERFPVEGGNSLWHVYKTVPFLKVVKNFIVIQLARYTPFLGMKNWLYRNFLRMKVGDQTSFALMVMLDVMFPEKICVGRNTVIGYNTTILAHEYLIKEYRLGRVEIGSEVMIGANSTILPGVTIGDGAIVSAGTLVHKDVPSGAFVGGNPMRVIYTKEELAARWADDPIYGINKDQTPLA; encoded by the coding sequence ATGAGAAAAACGGAGCGTTTTCCGGTAGAGGGAGGCAATTCTCTCTGGCATGTGTATAAAACGGTTCCGTTCTTGAAGGTGGTCAAAAACTTTATTGTGATCCAGCTTGCGCGCTACACGCCATTTCTGGGTATGAAAAATTGGCTCTATCGTAATTTCCTGAGAATGAAGGTGGGGGATCAGACATCATTCGCACTCATGGTTATGCTGGACGTCATGTTCCCGGAAAAAATATGTGTCGGCCGCAACACGGTCATTGGATATAACACTACGATCCTCGCCCATGAATATTTGATTAAGGAATATCGCCTCGGGAGGGTTGAAATTGGCAGCGAAGTCATGATTGGCGCCAATTCAACCATTCTTCCCGGCGTCACGATCGGAGATGGTGCGATTGTTTCAGCTGGAACGCTTGTTCATAAAGATGTCCCGTCTGGCGCTTTTGTTGGCGGCAACCCGATGCGTGTCATCTATACAAAGGAAGAACTTGCCGCACGCTGGGCGGATGATCCGATATATGGCATTAATAAAGACCAAACTCCGTTAGCTTAG
- the hisG gene encoding ATP phosphoribosyltransferase has translation MSDVLTIAMPKGRIFEEAAELLRQAGFQLPPEFDDSRKLIIDVPEENFRFILAKPMDVPTYVEHGVADLGIAGKDVMLEEERDVYELLDLKISACYLAVAGLPNTRLNDVAPKIATKYPQIAAAYFREQGEQVEIIKLNGSIELAPMIGLADRIVDIVSTGRTLKENGLVEYETIVGITSRLIVNPVSYRMKDERISELVGRLTEVIAGEEIRT, from the coding sequence ATGAGTGATGTTTTAACGATTGCGATGCCAAAGGGCCGCATTTTTGAAGAAGCGGCTGAATTGCTCCGCCAGGCAGGCTTTCAATTGCCTCCGGAATTTGATGATTCACGTAAATTGATTATAGATGTACCTGAAGAGAATTTTCGCTTTATCCTTGCAAAGCCGATGGATGTGCCAACTTATGTAGAGCATGGTGTGGCAGACCTTGGGATTGCGGGGAAGGATGTAATGCTTGAAGAAGAGCGGGATGTTTACGAGCTTCTTGATTTAAAGATCAGCGCCTGCTATCTCGCGGTCGCAGGACTGCCAAATACCAGGCTGAACGATGTTGCTCCTAAAATTGCAACGAAGTATCCGCAGATTGCGGCAGCGTATTTCCGTGAGCAGGGGGAGCAGGTGGAGATCATTAAATTGAACGGTTCCATAGAGCTTGCGCCTATGATCGGGCTGGCAGACCGGATCGTGGACATCGTATCAACCGGCCGAACGTTAAAAGAGAACGGGCTCGTTGAATACGAAACCATCGTCGGCATCACTTCAAGATTGATTGTCAATCCTGTCAGCTACCGCATGAAGGATGAACGCATAAGCGAGCTGGTTGGACGTCTTACGGAAGTAATAGCTGGAGAAGAAATTCGTACTTAA
- the hisD gene encoding histidinol dehydrogenase has product MKILKVIDQISIKRSVDNGTEEQRAIVKDIIESVRQNGDQALKDYTEKFDGISLDDFKVSQAEIEEAFSQVDGKILEIIKEAAENIRSFHEKQLRPSWMTTEENGTVLGQKITPLDSVGLYVPGGTAAYPSSVLMNVIPAKVAGVKRIVITSPPDKKTGKLPPAVLAAAKIAGAEEIYKAGGAQAIAALAYGTETIAPVDKITGPGNIFVALAKREVFGDVDIDMIAGPSEIAILADDTAHADEVASDLLSQAEHDPMASAVLVTPSSALAAQVSREVDRQLAELPRQQIAFQSIENYGAVYVAENMDEAIETVNSLAPEHLEILTENPMELLGRIRHAGAIFLGRFSPEPVGDYFAGPNHVLPTNGTARFSSPLNVEDFQKKSSILLYSEKALKDNGEKIAAFARLEGLEAHARSIETRLRK; this is encoded by the coding sequence ATGAAAATTTTAAAAGTAATTGACCAGATTTCAATTAAACGGTCTGTTGATAACGGAACAGAAGAACAGCGGGCGATTGTAAAAGATATAATTGAATCAGTCCGCCAAAACGGAGATCAGGCATTAAAAGATTACACAGAAAAATTTGATGGCATATCCCTGGATGATTTCAAGGTATCGCAGGCTGAAATAGAGGAAGCTTTTAGTCAAGTGGATGGAAAAATCCTGGAGATCATTAAAGAAGCTGCCGAGAATATCCGGTCTTTTCATGAAAAGCAGCTGCGTCCTTCCTGGATGACAACAGAAGAAAACGGCACAGTGCTTGGCCAAAAGATCACACCGCTTGATTCAGTCGGCCTGTATGTCCCAGGCGGTACGGCTGCCTATCCATCATCAGTACTTATGAATGTGATCCCGGCAAAAGTTGCGGGCGTCAAACGGATCGTCATTACCTCTCCTCCTGATAAAAAGACTGGAAAGCTGCCTCCTGCGGTCCTTGCTGCGGCCAAAATTGCAGGAGCAGAAGAAATCTATAAAGCAGGCGGTGCCCAGGCAATTGCCGCTCTTGCATATGGAACCGAAACGATAGCTCCTGTTGATAAAATTACAGGTCCCGGAAATATCTTTGTCGCTCTTGCAAAGCGTGAAGTTTTCGGGGACGTTGATATTGATATGATCGCAGGCCCCAGTGAGATTGCGATTTTAGCAGATGATACGGCACACGCAGATGAAGTGGCTTCAGATCTTTTATCACAGGCCGAACACGACCCTATGGCAAGTGCAGTCCTTGTGACACCATCATCAGCGCTTGCAGCGCAGGTCTCAAGAGAAGTGGACCGCCAGCTGGCTGAGCTGCCAAGGCAGCAAATTGCCTTTCAATCAATCGAAAACTATGGTGCTGTCTATGTGGCGGAAAACATGGATGAAGCTATTGAAACGGTGAATAGTCTGGCTCCTGAGCATCTGGAGATTTTAACGGAGAATCCGATGGAGCTTCTCGGACGGATTCGTCACGCCGGAGCAATCTTCCTCGGGAGGTTTAGCCCTGAACCGGTCGGTGACTATTTTGCCGGCCCGAACCACGTCCTGCCGACAAACGGAACGGCCCGTTTCTCAAGCCCGCTTAATGTGGAGGATTTTCAAAAGAAATCAAGTATTCTTTTATACAGTGAAAAAGCATTAAAGGATAATGGCGAAAAAATAGCGGCCTTTGCGCGTCTGGAAGGCCTTGAAGCCCATGCCAGATCCATTGAAACAAGACTAAGAAAATAA